Below is a window of Candidatus Zymogenaceae bacterium DNA.
CCGAATGCGGGATGGCTCATCCGTTATTTTGTCTTGTTCCCGTCGTGAATTTGTGATAGACAGAGAAAATATTTTCAAGGAACGGATATGGATTACAGAGAAGCCAGGAGGTTCAGCGATCGGCACGGCGTGCATGTGGGTCCCTATTACGACGGTCGTTTCAAGCCCTCCCTGGAGTTTGCGTTCGCCTTTTTTCTCAAGGTTCCGGTCAGGCTCGTCCGGTGGTTTTTCAGGACGTGCCGAGTCGGGTATATCGGAAAGGATGTGGAGGAACGTCTCGCAAAGGACTCCGGGATCGTCTTCTCCTACTGGCATCGATACGCGCAGTTTTATTATTTCTACGCCGAGAATCGGCACCATGCCATGATGATCAGCCACAAGGACGGGGGGGAGCTGGGCGCACGGTGCATGGACGAGGTGGGAGTGGTGGCGGTTCGCGGTGCGCCGAAGAAAATCAGCAAATCCTCGGGCCGCATCAAGAACAAACAGGGCATGGAAGCCCTGGCGACCCTCCAGGATATGATTCAGGAGGGGAAATTTCACACCGGCCTGACGGTGGACGGACCGTCGGGACCGGAGCTGAAGATGAGACCCGGGGCGATCGCCCTGGCCCGGGATACCGGCGCCCCCATACTGGTCATGACGATGGCCGCCAGGCCGAAATTCCGCCTCCCCACCTGGGACCGCATGTGGATCACCGCACCCTTTTCGAAGGTGCTGTTTATCTTTTCCGGGCCGTTTTACGTGCCCGCCGATGCCGACGAAGAACAGATGGACAGAAGCCGTCGGGAGGTTGAGGCGCACATGGTGGAGATGGCCCACAAGGCGGATCGGTACTGG
It encodes the following:
- a CDS encoding DUF374 domain-containing protein produces the protein MDYREARRFSDRHGVHVGPYYDGRFKPSLEFAFAFFLKVPVRLVRWFFRTCRVGYIGKDVEERLAKDSGIVFSYWHRYAQFYYFYAENRHHAMMISHKDGGELGARCMDEVGVVAVRGAPKKISKSSGRIKNKQGMEALATLQDMIQEGKFHTGLTVDGPSGPELKMRPGAIALARDTGAPILVMTMAARPKFRLPTWDRMWITAPFSKVLFIFSGPFYVPADADEEQMDRSRREVEAHMVEMAHKADRYWKDASVRDSLPPPIWSR